A stretch of Oncorhynchus mykiss isolate Arlee chromosome 12, USDA_OmykA_1.1, whole genome shotgun sequence DNA encodes these proteins:
- the LOC110539108 gene encoding battenin → MDQAVSVNADPDMPSDSEGRSSRWRNWTGFWLLGLCNNFAYVVMLSAAHDILKQQGSHNSTSPTPSTVALDVEGGKISRYDCSPVSTAVNRDALQL, encoded by the exons ATGGACCAAGCAGTCAGCGTCAATGCAGACCCAGATATGCCATCTGACAGTGAAG GTCGTAGCTCGCGCTGGAGAAATTGGACTGGTTTTTG GTTGCTGGGGTTGTGCAATAACTTTGCGTACGTGGTGATGCTGAGTGCAGCCCATGACATTTTAAAACAACAAGGGTCTCACAACTCCACATCGCCT ACCCCATCCACAGTTGCCTTGGACGTTGAAGGTGGAAAAATAAGTCGTTACGACTGCAGCCCTGTTTCTACCGCGGTAAATAGAGATGCACTGCAgctgtga